Proteins from a single region of Pseudomonas sp. BSw22131:
- a CDS encoding LysR family transcriptional regulator, producing the protein MNVKQLRAFLAVAQCLSFAQAGERLHLSQPALSLTIKALEEDLGGQLLTRTTRNVSLTPEGETLLPIARQLLADWDNTEELLRQRFTLQLGKVSVAAMPSFAGNLLPAALKVFRQRYPRVNVAVHDVINEQVLEMVDHRRVELGVGFEPESSNTLSFTPFYTDRFVAVVPMDSTLAEKGLVTWDELLHHDFITLQRPSAVRLLLEQDLRVQHGRLSVAFESHQLSTVGRMVANGLGVSAVPSLCIQQMQELGARCIALEGPIIERRIGLMTLADHKMSAAAQALRDVLIECAQVTQAL; encoded by the coding sequence ATGAATGTGAAGCAGCTTCGCGCTTTTCTGGCGGTCGCTCAGTGCCTGAGCTTTGCCCAGGCCGGGGAACGGCTGCACCTTTCGCAACCGGCACTAAGCCTGACGATCAAGGCCCTCGAGGAAGACCTCGGCGGTCAACTGCTGACCCGCACCACGCGCAATGTGAGCCTGACCCCTGAAGGCGAAACCCTGCTGCCCATTGCCCGCCAACTGCTGGCCGATTGGGACAACACAGAAGAACTGCTGCGCCAGCGCTTCACGTTGCAACTGGGCAAGGTCTCGGTGGCGGCCATGCCTTCATTCGCGGGCAATCTGTTGCCGGCTGCGCTGAAGGTGTTCCGTCAGCGTTACCCGAGGGTCAATGTCGCGGTGCACGATGTGATCAACGAACAGGTGCTGGAAATGGTAGACCATCGGCGCGTGGAACTCGGTGTCGGTTTCGAGCCGGAATCGAGTAACACGTTGTCGTTCACGCCGTTCTACACAGACCGGTTTGTGGCGGTGGTGCCGATGGATTCAACGCTCGCCGAGAAGGGGCTGGTGACCTGGGATGAGTTGCTGCACCACGACTTCATTACGTTGCAGCGACCTTCCGCAGTGAGATTGTTGCTGGAGCAGGACCTGCGCGTTCAGCACGGCAGGTTGTCGGTGGCCTTCGAAAGCCACCAGTTGTCCACCGTGGGCAGAATGGTTGCCAACGGTCTGGGCGTCAGTGCAGTGCCGTCGCTGTGCATTCAGCAAATGCAGGAACTGGGCGCGCGCTGCATCGCGCTGGAAGGCCCGATCATCGAACGGCGCATTGGTTTGATGACGCTGGCCGACCACAAAATGTCGGCCGCCGCGCAGGCATTGCGCGATGTGTTGATTGAGTGCGCGCAGGTTACTCAGGCCTTGTAG